In Candidatus Binatia bacterium, the DNA window CCGGCCCACGGGCGTCGGCGCAAACACTTTCATCGGCCATCTGGTCGGCGCGGCCTGCCGCGCGGGCCTGGTCGATGCAGTAATCGAGCTGGCCGCACCGAGTGACATGAAGACAAGCCCGTCGACGGCCGATGCGATGGTCGTGTGGCAATCCGACGCACCCGACGCTCTCCGAACCGCGGCCGATGCGCTTGCGGATCATGCGGAGATCGTCGGTGGCTACGAGGTCCACGAGGTCCTCCACTGGGATGACGCGCCCGGTGTATTGACCGGCTACACCATGGTGGCGTGCTCGTGCCGCCTTCCCGGCCTCAGCCCCACACAGTTCATCGATCGTTACCGCGCCCACGCCGTCATCGCACGTGTCCACCACCCGGCGATCCGCCGCTACGTCCAATCGTTCGTGACCACGGCGTTGGATGGCTCCCGCCACTGCGAGGCTATCGCCCTGCTCCACTTCGCCAGCGCCGACGACTACGCCCTCCACCTCTACCGCGATGAGCAGAGCCGGCAGGTCGTGGCCGAGGACATCGCCGGCTTTATGGATCGCAGCCGCATCTGGGCATTTTTCACCACCGACCGGTTCGTCGTCACTCACGCGGGCAAGTAGGCCAAGATCAAGCGTATCCAAAGTCATCGAAGGCAAAAGGAGGTTCCCTATGGGCTCAACGTCGCTTTTGGCTGACAAGGTAGCCGTAGTCACCGGCGGCGGTGGCGGCATTGGAAAGGGCATTGCCCTCGCTTTCGCTTCACACGGAGCCAAAGTCGTCGTAGCAGAGAGAGATCCCGTTCGGGCCAAGGCCACGGTGGCGGAGATCGAGGCGTCAGGGGGCCGGGCGATGGCCTCGGTGGTAGATGTTCAAGAGAAGGACCAATGCGGAACTCTGGCGGATGCCGCCTTGCGGGAATTCGGGCAGGTGGACGTGCTGGTGAACAACGTGGGCGACTACCTGGCGGCCAAGCCCTTTCTGGAGACGACCGAGGAGGACTGGGAGGCGCTGTATCACATCAACCTCAAGCACGTCTTCCTGTGCACCCGCGCTATCGCGCCCAGAATGATTGAGCGGGGAAGCGGCGGGAGCATCATCAACGTCTCCACCGTCGAAGCCTTCCGCGGCATACCGCATTGCGCCGTCTACTCCGCCTTCAAGGGAGGCGTCACGCAGTTCACCAAGAGCTTCGCGCTGGAAGTGGCCCAGTACGGCATCCGTGTCAACGCCATCGCACCCGACGTGACCCAGACGATTCAGGTGCCGTACGATCAATGGGTCCCGCCCGAGCAACGGCACCTGGTTCCGATCTGGGTGCCCCTGGGCCGTTTCGGCATGCCCGACGACATTGCCGGCGTGGCGGTGTTCCTTGCCTCGGATCTCTCCCGATTCGTGACCGGCACCACGGTGCACGCCGATGGCGGAACGTATGCTGCCGGCGGTTGGTACCGCACCACCAGCGGCAGGTGGACCAACTCCCCCTTGAATCCATAGCCACCCCTGTGATTCTTATCGCCTGATCAAGAGGAGGCATGATGGCTGACGAACACCCGGCACGACTCGCTTCGCAGCGCTCGATGAAAGCGGTGCAGGCGAAAACCAAGGAAGCATGGCTAGACCTTTTCGCCAACGATGCAATCATCGAAGACCCCGTGGGCGTCTCCCCACTCGACCCTACAGGCAAAGGCCAGGTCGGCAAAGCGGCCATCAGTGCCTTCTGGGACACGAACATCGGAGCGAACAAAATCGAGTTCGATATCTCGCACTCTTACGCTGCCGGGGATGAGGTAGCGAACGTCGGGAAGATCACGACCACCCTGCCGAACGGCATGAAGGCCATCGCCGAAGGCGTCTTCGTCTACAGGGTGAACGCCGCGGGCAAGATCGTTTCGCTCCGCGCGTTCTGGGAGTTCGAGAAGATGATGGCCAGTGTGATGCCACCGTCTTGAACAACGGGCCAGCGAGCGACCGAATTTGACCAAGATCATCCTTTTCCAGTAGGTTACCGCATTCCGCCCGGTGGGCGTGCAACGTAGGTCAAACGAACGTTTGTTTCTGAAGGCGGAAGCTAGGGCATTCATCTTAGTAAGGAAGGCGGGACAACGGTGAACAAGCGCATGACGCCGGGCCAGGTAATCGGCGAACTCCGCGACGGAATGACCATCGGCATCGGCGGCTGGGGCGCCCGGCGAAAGCCCATGGCTCTCATCCGAGAGATCCTGCGCTCGCCGCTCAAAGATCTGACGCTGGTCTCCTACGGTGGACCCGACGTGGGCATGCTGTGCGCCGCCGGGAAGGTCCGTAAGTTGGTGTTTGGCTTCGTCACGCTGGACGTCATCGCACTGGATCCGCACTTTCGCGTCGCCCGGCAGTCGGGGGCGATCGAGGCGATGGAAATCGATGAGGGCATGCTCCAGTGGGGGCTCAAGGCCGCCGCACTACGGCTGCCCTTCCTGCCGACACGAGCCGGTCTCGCCTGCGACGTGGAACGGCTCAACCCGCATCTCAAGACGGTGCAATCGCCGTACGCCGACGGCGAGGTGCTGCTGGCGATGCCGGCGCTCACGCTGGACGCCGCGCTCATTCACGTGAATCATGCCGACACACGCGGCAACAGCCAGATCCTCGGCCCCGATCCCTACTTCGACGACCTCTTCTGCGGCGCGGCGAAGCGGCGCTACGCGAGTTGCGAACGCATCGTCGAGACACAACAGCTCAACGACCTTGGCTGCGTTCACACCTTGCAGCTGAACCGCAGCCTGGTTGACGGCGTCGTCGAGATCCCGTTCGGCGCCCACCCGACTGCGTGCTCGCCGCGGTACGGTATCGACCTTGAACACTTGAAGACCTACGTGGCCGCCGCAAGCCCCGAAGCCTGGCAGGGGTACCGCAAGCAGTATGTTGATGTCAGCCAGGATCAGTACCTCGAGACGGTCGGCGGTGCGGTTCGTGTCGCCGGCATCCCCCCCACGGTGTTCTGAGGCAACCCACGATGCCACACATTGACTATACGCTGGCCGAGCTCTGTATCACCGCCTGCGCCGAGGCCTGGCGCGGCGACAGCGAAATCCTGGCATCAGGCATCGGCCTGGTCCCGCGACTGGCCGCCAGCTTGGCGAAGCTCACGTTCAGCCCGGACCTTCTGATGACCGATAGCGAAGCGTATCTGGTCTCCGAACCTGTCCCCGTGGGACCCCGGGACGGCTATCAACTCAAGGTCGAGGGCTGGATGCCGTTCCGGCACATCTTCGATTTGCTCTGGAGCGGGAAGCGCCATGCCATGACCACTCCAACCCAGATCGATCGCTTTGGCAGCATCAACATCAGCTGCATTGGAGACTGGCGCAAGCCGAAGGCGCAACTGCTGGGCGTGCGAGGAATTCCGGGGAACACCATCAACCACCCGTGCAGCTTCTTCATCTCCAACCACACACCGCGCACATTCGTCGAGCGCGTGGACATGGCCTCGGGCGTCGGCTACGACCCGGAGCGCTGGGCACCGGGGGTCAAGCAAGATTTCCACGAGCTTCGTCGGGTGGTGACCAACCTCGCGGTTCTCGACTTCGCCGGCCCACACCATGCCATGCGGATCCGGTCCGTACACCCTGGCGTGACGCCGGAGCAGGTACAGAAACAAACCAGCTTCGAGCTGGCAGTGGCTGACGGCCTGGGTGAGACACGCATACCAACCGGCGAGGAGTTGCGGATCATCCAGGAAGTCATCGACCCCCACAACTTGCGCGCCAGCGTCTTCCAGTAAGGTTCACACGGTGTCCTCAGCGCTGCGTACACGCCTCTGCGAAGTTCTCGGTGCCCGCTACCCAATCATCCAAACGGCGATGGGTTGGGTGGCAACTCCCGAGCTGGTCGCCGCCACATCCAACGCCGGAGCCTTCGGCTTCCTCGCCGCGGCCACACTCCGCCCGGACGAGTTCGAACCGTCCATCTTGAAGGTGAAAGAACTCACCGACCGGCCGTTCGGCGTGAACTTCTTGATGGAGCAACCGGGGGCCCGCGACATCGTGGAGTTGATCGTCCGCCACGACGTGAAGGCGGCCAGTTATGGCCGTGGTCCCAATCCGCGGTTCATCGAGCGGCTGAAGCAGGCCGGTGTCCTGTGCGTCCCAACCGTGGGTGCCGTGCGTCACGCGCAGAAGGCGGTCAAGCTCGGTGCCGACATCATCATCGCGCAAGGTGGCGAGGGTGGCGGACATACCGGCTCCGTGCCCACCTCGATCCTGGTGCCGCAGGTTGTCGATGCCGTCAAAGTCCCGGTGGTCGCCGCGGGCGGCTTCCGTGACGGACGCGGCCTGGTCGCCGCCTTGGCCTACGGCGCCACCGGCATCGCCATGGGCACGCGTTTCCTGCTGACGGCGGAGAGCCCGCTGCCGGGAGAAACCGCGAAGCGGTATTTCGCCGCGACCGTCAATGACATCTTCGTGACCAAGCAGGTGGACGGCCTACCCCAACGCGTCATCATGAATGAGTTCGTCGGCCGGCTCGAGTCGAGTCACTCACTCACCAGGTTCATTCGCGCCCTCCGCAGCGGCCTGGAATATCGCAAGCTGAGCGGCGCCTCGATCCGAGAGCTCCTGACCTCGGCGCTGGCATTGCGGCGTGGCGACAACCTGACCCGGACCCAGATGCTGATGGCCGCCAACGCGCCGGTCTTCATCCGCCGGTCCATGGTCGAAGGCCGTCCGGCGGAAGGCGTGCTGCCCAGCGGCGTGGTGGCGGGTCTCATCAACGATCGGCCGACCTGCGCGGAACTCATCCAGAGAATCATCAGCGAAGCGGAGCAGACACTGGCCGCCCTCGCAAACTAGGGCAAGGAGTCGTTTGTGTACGTCAAGACGAATGTCGACGAAAAGGGTGTGGCGGAGGTTCTTCTCGACTATCCCCCGGTGAACGCGCTCGATAGCGCGGGCTGGGCGCACCTCGCCAAAACCATCCGGGCCCTGGGCGAGGACGAGAACGTACGGGTTGTGCTCTTGGCCGGCAACGGACGTGGGTTCTGCGCCGGCGTCGACATCAAGGAGCTGGCCCGTGACGGCAGCCTGATCGTGAAGGTGAACCGAGGCTGCTACGACAGCTTCGCGGCCGTCTACGATTGTCCGGTCCCTGTCATTACTGCCGTGCACAACTTCTGCTTGGGCGGCGGGATCGGTCTGGTCGGCTCCTCCGACATCATCATCGCCTCGGAGGACGCCACCTTCGGCCTTCCCGAAATCGACCGCGGCGCCATGGGGGCCGCCACCCACCTCATGCGGATGTTCCCCGTACAAAAGGTTCGGCGGATGTTTTACACCGGCCAGCCGATCACGGCCGCGGAGGCTTACCGCCTGGGCGCCGTCGAGTCGGTCGTCAAACGCGAGGAGCTGCTGCCGACGGCACGGGCATTGGCCGAGAACATCGCGGCCAAGAGTCCGCGAGCGGTCCGTCTCGCCAAGTGGGCGTTGAACGGCATCGAGCTGCTCGACATCAAGAAGAGCTACCGCTTCGAGCAGGGCTTCACGTTCGAGCTGTACACCTCACCCGACTCGCAAGAAGCGCGCTCCGCTTTCGTCGAGAAGCGCGAGGCGGCCTTCACCGATAAGTCCAAGGACTAGACCAGGATGGAGTTGACGTTCACCCCCGAAGAAGAGGCCTTCCGGCTCGAAGCGCGGGCGTGGCTGGAAACCCACGTACCGAAGACACCGCTGAAATCCTTCGATACGGCAGAGGGGTTTCAGCAGCACCGCGACTGGGAGCGCACCCTGAACGAAGGCCGGTGGTCGGCAGTCAACTGGCCGGTCGAGTACGGCGGCCGCGGCGCCAACCTGATCGAGTGGCTCATCTTCGAAGAAGAGTACTTCCGCGTGGCCGCACCGGGTCGGGTGAATCAAAACGGCATCTTCCTGCTGGGTCCGACGTTGATGGAGTTCGGCAGCGAGCAGCAGAAGATCCGTTACCTGCCGCACATGGCGTCCGGTGAAGAGGTCTGGGCGCAAGGGTGGTCGGAGCCGAACGCCGGCAGCGACATGGCGGCCATCCGCGCCACCGCGCGCAGAGACGGCGAGCATTACATCCTCAACGGCCAGAAGACGTGGTGCTCGCGTGGGGCATTCGCCGACTGGCTGTTCGGCATCTTCCGCTCCGATCCAAACTCGGAAAAGCATCGCGGCCTCACCTTCATCCTGTTGCCGCTCGATCTCCCGGGAATCACAGTGCGGCCGATCGCACAGCTCGACGGCGAGACGGGGTTTGCCGAGGTCTTCTTCGATGATGTTCGCGTGTCGGTGGAGAACCGCCTGGGCGGGGAGAATCAAGGCTGGAATGTGGCGATGGCAACCGCGGGCTTCGAGCGCGGCCTCATGCTGCGCAGCCCGGCACGCTACCAGGCAACCGCGCGTAAGCTGATCGCTCTGTACAAGATATACGCCAAGACAGCGGATTCGTGTCTGCGCCACGCCGTGGCGCGCGCGTGGATGAACGCGGAAGCGTACGCGCTGAACACCTATTGGACGGTGTCACGGCTCATGCAAGGCGGCAGCATCGGCGCCGAGGCCAGCCTCAACAAGATCTTCTGGTCGGAAATGGACGTGCACATGCACGAGACGGCGCTCGCCTTGCTCGGCCCGCGCGCGCAGCTTCTGCCGCATGCGCCCGGCGCCGAGAATCCCGGCAATTGGCTCGACGGGTTCCTGTTTGCCATGGCCGGACCCATCTATGCCGGCACCAACGAAATTCAACGCAACGTCATCGCCGAGCGCTTGCTCAAGCTGCCCAGGAGTTAGCGATGCAGTTCCAGTTCACCGAAGACCAACGCGGGTTCCAGGAAAGCGTCCGCAAGTTTCTCGAAAAGGAGTGCACCCCGGCACACCTTCGCGCCCTCTGGCAAACCGAGACCGGCCGCGCGCCGGAATTGTGGTCCAAGCTGGCGGAGATCGGTGTGCTCGGCTTGCTTGTCCCGGAAGCGCACGGGGGCCTGGGCAGCAGTGAGGTCGACCTCGTATTGCTGCTCGAGGAGGCCGGCCGAGCCGCGCTCCCGGAACCCGTGGCCGAGACCGCCGCGGTCGGCGTGCCACTCCTCGCCGGTCTGAAGCGCAAGAAACTGGGTGAGCAGTGGCTGCCGAAGGTGGCCGCCGGTGAGGCGATTCTCACGGTGGGGCACGAGGTCAACCCGTTCGTCGCAGACGCCCACGTCGCACACCTGCTGCTCCTGCAACGCAACAACGAGATCCACGCGGTGCCGCGCGACCAGGTGACCCTGGAGCATCAACCTTGCAACGACCCGTCGCGCCGGCTCTTTCGTGTGGACTGGAAGCCGTCGGGCGAGACCTGCGTGGCGCGGGGAGAAGAAGGCCGCCGCCTGCTCGCCGCCGCCCTCGACCGCGCCGCCCTGGCGTGCGCCGCCCAGCAACTCGGTATCGGGCAACAGCTTGTCGATATGGCCGTGCGCTATGCCACCGAACGCGAGCAGTTTGGCAAGCCGATCGGCTCGTTCCAAGCGATCAAACATATGCTCGCGAACGTCGCGGTTCGCATCGAGTTCGCCCGCCCCGTCGTGTACCGCTCCGCCTTTTCGGTGGCGCACGACGCGGTCACACGGGCCATCGACGTTTCTCAGGCGAAGCTGGCGGCATCCGAGGCCGCGGTGCTGGCCGCAAAGACGGCGCTCCAGGTGCACGGTGCCATCGGATATACCTGGGAACAGGATCTGCAAATTTGGATGAAGCGAGCTTGGGCACTCGACATCGCATGGGGCACCGGCGCCTGGCACCGCGCCCGCGTCGCCGCCGCCATCCTCGACGGCGCCGTGCTTCCCGAGACCTTTCCAGCAGCCCGAGAGACTGCCGCTTGAAGGGCACCATGCGCGCCGAGGATTCGTAGGGCCGGCTGCGCCGGCCGATTTTGTTGAGGAGACAACCAACGGTGGCCGGCACAGCCGGCCCGACAGTTCGATTGAGAGGGGAACGAAATGGACCAGACGAAAACGCAGGCTCCGGCAATCCAGGGCTGGTTCACCATGGACTCGCGCGCGCCACACCTCCTCGGCAGCCGCTGCACCGCCTGCAAGAGCTACTTCTTCCCCAAGGAATCGTTCTTCTGCCGCAACCCCGGCTGCGCCGGGACCGAATTCGAGGAAGTTCCCTTGAGTCGCACCGGAAAGGTCTGGTCCTTCAGCACCAACCACTATCAACCGCCCGCGCCCTATATCTCTCCTGATCCCTTCGTCCCCTATTCCATCGCGGCCGTGGAGTTGGCGAATGAGCAGATGGTGATCCTCGGGCAAGTTGCCAGCGGCGTCGATCTCAACACACTGAAGGTCGGCATGGAGATGGAGCTCGTGCTGGAAAAGCTCTTCGAAGATAAGGACGTCGAGTACATCGTCTGGAAGTGGAAGCCGGTAGGCGCCTGACCGCCGAAGTAGCCCTCACCCCGACCCTCTCCCGGAGGGCGAGGGAGAAGAGAATTGGGAGGTCAATGATGGCAAAGGAAGTTGCGATCCTCGGGGTGGGAATGCACCCGTGGGGAAAATGGGGCAAGAACTTCGTCGAGTATGGCGTCAAAGCCTGTCGCGATGCCCTCAAAGACGCCGGCGTCGAGTGGAATGACATTCAGTTCATTTCGGGTGCCGACACCATGCGCTGCGGCTATCCCGGCTACGTCGCCGGTGCCACCTTCGCGCAGGCACTGGGCTGGTCGGGGGCGCGCGTCGCCAGCTCGTATGCCGCCTGCGCCTCGGGCGCCACGGCCATGAACGCGGCACGGGCGCAGATCCTAGCAGGATTCTGTGACGTGGCCCTCGTCGTCGGCGCCGACACGACCCCCAAGGGCTTTCTGGCCCCCACCTCAGGAGACCGGCCGGATGACCCCGACTGGCTGCGGTTCCGCCTGCTTGGTGCCACCAATCCGACCTACTTCGCGTTCTATGCCCGTAGGCGCATGGATCTGTACGGGGCCACAGAGCGTGACTTTGCCAAGGTGAAGATCAAGAACGCCAAGCACGGGCTGACGAACCCGAACGCGAGATACCGCAAGGAGTACACCGAGGACGAAGTTCTGAAGTCGCCCATGGTGTCCGATCCGCTGCGGCTGCTGGAGATCTGCGCCACCAGCGACGGCGGCGCGGCGGTAGTGCTGTCGAGCCTGAAATATGCGCGCCAGCGCACGGCCAAACCCATCACCATCGCGGCAATTTCGACCGTGACGCCACGCTATCCCAACACCGTCATCGAGATGCCGAACTTCGCCACCGATTCCGCGCATAGCGCCGCGCCACCGCGTGTTCCGTTCCGCGACTCGATCGCAGCCGGCGCGTACGAAGAGGCGGGCCTTGGTCCCGAAGATGTGAATCTGGCCGAGGTGTATGATCTGTCGACCGCGCTCGAGCTGGATTGGTATGAAAACATCGGGCTGTGCAAGCCCGGAGAAGCCGAACGGCTGCTCAACGATGGGCACACCACCATCGGTGGGCGGGTACCGGTCAACCCGAGTGGCGGTCTGACCTGTTTTGGAGAGGCCGTTCCGGCACAGGCAATTGCGCAGGTGTGCGAGCTGGTCTGGCAGATCCGGGGCGAGGCCAGCGGCCGACAGGTCCCCGGAGCCAAGGTCGGCATTACCGCAAACCAGGGACTGTTCGGACACGGCTCGTCGGTGATCGTGAAACGGTAGAACTCTTCCCTCGCCCTCTGGGAGAGGGTCGGGGTGAGGGCGTCCAACATCGAACGCAAGGAGAACAGAGATGGCTGAAGCATACATCATCGATGCGGTTCGCACCCCAGTCGGCAGGCGCAAAGGCGGCCTGAGCACCGCGCACCCTGCCGACCTGGGCGCACACGTGATCAAGGCGCTGGTGCAGCGCACCGGCATCGACCCGCACACCGTCGAGGATGTGTTCTTCGGCTGCGTTGATACCATCGGTCCCCAGGCCGGCGACATCGCCCGCACCTGCTGGCTGGCAGCGGGACTGCCGGACGAGGTTCCGGGCACGACCATCGACAGGCAGTGCGGTTCATCGCAGCAGGCCATCCACTTTGCCGCGCAAGCAGTGATGAGCGGAACCAATGACGTGATCGTCGCCGGTGGCGTGCAGAACATGAGCATGATCCCGATTGCCTCGGCGATGACCTTGGCGCAGCCGATGGGTTTCCCCGATCCCTTCTCGACCTCCAAGGGCTGGGTGGCACGCTACGGCACGCAAGAAGTCTCACAGTTTCGCTCGGCGGAAATGATCGCGGAGAAGTGGAACATCCTGCGCCAAGACATGGAGCGCTTCGCCTTCGAAAGTCACCGGCGAGCGATCCAGGCAATCGACCAAGGCCGGTTCACGCGTGAGATCGTGCCGTATGACGGCGTGACCACCGACGAGGGACCGCGGCGCGACACGTCACTCGAGAAGATGGCTTCGCTGAAAACCCTCACCGAGGGTGGGCGTTTGACGGCGGGCGTATCCAGCCAGATCTCCGACGCCGCCGCCGCCGTGCTGGTCGTATCGGAGCGGGCGGTGAAACAGCACCACCTCAAGCCGCGCGCACGCATTCATCACATCAGCGTGCGCGGGGCCGATCCGGTGTGGATGCTCACCGCGCCGATCCCGGCCACGGCTTACGCCTTGGAACGCAGCGGCCTGAAGCAGAAGGACATCGATCTGGTCGAGATCAACGAAGCCTTCGCCTCGGTCGTACTCGCCTGGCAGAAGGAAACCGGCTGGGATCTCGCCAAGGTCAACGTCAATGGCGGCGCCATTGCTCTCGGGCACCCGCTCGGCGCCACCGGCGCGCGCCTGATGACCACGCTTCTCTGCGAACTCGAGCGCACCGGCGGCCGTTACGGATTGCAGACCATGTGCGAGGGTGGCGGTCAGGCCAACGTCACCATCATTGAGAGAATATGAAGAAACCAAGCGGTCAGCGATCAGCTGTCGGCCTTCACTTGGAGCATCGGCTAGGGAAAGCCTGGCCGGGGCTCCGGCTGACTGCTGATAGCTGACAGCTGATAGCTATCTGGTGCCACATGAGATTTGCCTTCAACGAAGAACAGGAAGCGTTGCGCGCGGCGGCCCGCGACTTTCTTGCGGACCATTGCTCGCCGGCGCAGATCCGCAAGGTCATGGAGACCGACGCGGGGTACGACCCCGAGGTGTGGGGCCGCATCGGCGCCGAGCTCGGTTGGACGTCGATCATCATTCCGGAAGCGTACGGCGGCGCGGGACTGACGTACGTCGAGCTGGTCGGCCTCATGGAAGAGATGGGCGCGGCGCTCCTCTGTGCCCCGTTCTTTTCCACCGTGTGCCTTGCCGGAAACGCTTTGCTGCTCGGTGGGACGGAGGAGCAAAAGCAGGAACACCTCCCGGGCATTGCGGCCGGCGAGACCACCGCCACGCTCGCCTTTACCGAACCGAAGGGCCGTTGGGACGCCGCCGGAATCGAACTGGTGGCCAGGCGCGACGGCAGCGACTTCATCCTGAACGGCACCAAGACGTTCGTGGTCGACGGCCATACGGCGCAACTGCTCATCGTAGCCGCGCGGCGCCAAGCCTCGCGTGGGCAGGACGGCGTCAGTCTCTTCGTCGTGCCGGCCAATACAACTGGTATCGAGCGGCGCCTCCTGCCCACCATGGACCAGACGCGCAAGCAGGCGGAAATCGTTTTTCGTAACGTACGAGTTCCCGCTTCGGCCTTGATGGGCAACGAGGGCGAGGGCTGGGGTAGCTTGAACACGACTCTCGATCGCGCCGCCATCGCGCTTTCCGCCGAACAGGTGGGCGGCGCGCAACGCTGTCTCGACATGTCGGTCCAGTACGCCAAAGAGCGCATCCAGTTCGGACGCCCGATCGGCTCGTTTCAGGCCATCAAACACAAGTGCGCCGACATGTTGCTGCGGGTGGAGTCGGCGCGCTCCGCCAGTTACTACGCCGGCTGGGCCGCTTCCGTGGACGATCCCGAGCTGCCGGCGCTGGCCTCCCTGGCCAAGGCCTACTGCTCCGACGCCTATTTCCATTGCGCCGCCGAGAGCGTGCAGATTCACGGCGG includes these proteins:
- a CDS encoding acetyl-CoA C-acetyltransferase; the protein is MAEAYIIDAVRTPVGRRKGGLSTAHPADLGAHVIKALVQRTGIDPHTVEDVFFGCVDTIGPQAGDIARTCWLAAGLPDEVPGTTIDRQCGSSQQAIHFAAQAVMSGTNDVIVAGGVQNMSMIPIASAMTLAQPMGFPDPFSTSKGWVARYGTQEVSQFRSAEMIAEKWNILRQDMERFAFESHRRAIQAIDQGRFTREIVPYDGVTTDEGPRRDTSLEKMASLKTLTEGGRLTAGVSSQISDAAAAVLVVSERAVKQHHLKPRARIHHISVRGADPVWMLTAPIPATAYALERSGLKQKDIDLVEINEAFASVVLAWQKETGWDLAKVNVNGGAIALGHPLGATGARLMTTLLCELERTGGRYGLQTMCEGGGQANVTIIERI
- a CDS encoding acyl-CoA dehydrogenase family protein — encoded protein: MRFAFNEEQEALRAAARDFLADHCSPAQIRKVMETDAGYDPEVWGRIGAELGWTSIIIPEAYGGAGLTYVELVGLMEEMGAALLCAPFFSTVCLAGNALLLGGTEEQKQEHLPGIAAGETTATLAFTEPKGRWDAAGIELVARRDGSDFILNGTKTFVVDGHTAQLLIVAARRQASRGQDGVSLFVVPANTTGIERRLLPTMDQTRKQAEIVFRNVRVPASALMGNEGEGWGSLNTTLDRAAIALSAEQVGGAQRCLDMSVQYAKERIQFGRPIGSFQAIKHKCADMLLRVESARSASYYAGWAASVDDPELPALASLAKAYCSDAYFHCAAESVQIHGGVGFTWEYDVHLYFKRAKSSEVFLGDATYHRELVAQRIGLSAPSPSGKRSW